In one Salipiger abyssi genomic region, the following are encoded:
- a CDS encoding alpha-ketoacid dehydrogenase subunit beta has translation MAGMTMIEALRSAMDVMLETDPGVVVFGEDVGYFGGVFRCTAGLQKTYGEPRVFDTPINESAIVGLAVGMAAQGMKPCVEMQFADYVFPAYDQITQEAARLRHRSNQQFSCPMVIRMPTGGGIFGGQTHSQSPEALFTHVAGLKVVQPCNPYDAKGLLIASIEDPDPVIFLEPKRLYNGPFSGDHTAVSQGWKSHELGEVPDGHYAVPLGKARIHREGSAVTVLAYGTMVFVAEAAAKATGIDAEIVDLRSLLPLDLETIEASVRKTGRCVVLHEATKTSGFAGELIAVVQEACFYHLEAPILRVTGWDAPYPHAQEWSYFPGPERVARALETALED, from the coding sequence ATGGCTGGCATGACGATGATCGAGGCGCTGCGCAGCGCCATGGATGTGATGCTGGAGACCGATCCCGGCGTGGTCGTCTTCGGCGAGGATGTGGGCTATTTCGGCGGCGTGTTCCGCTGCACGGCGGGGCTTCAGAAGACATACGGCGAACCGCGCGTCTTTGACACGCCGATCAACGAAAGCGCCATTGTCGGCCTCGCCGTCGGCATGGCAGCGCAGGGCATGAAACCCTGCGTGGAAATGCAGTTCGCCGATTACGTCTTTCCCGCCTACGATCAGATCACCCAGGAAGCCGCCCGGCTGCGGCACCGGTCCAATCAGCAGTTCTCCTGCCCGATGGTCATCCGGATGCCGACCGGCGGCGGCATCTTCGGCGGCCAGACCCACAGCCAGAGCCCCGAGGCGCTGTTCACCCATGTCGCCGGGCTGAAAGTCGTGCAGCCCTGCAACCCCTACGATGCAAAGGGGCTGTTGATCGCCTCTATCGAGGATCCCGATCCGGTGATCTTTCTGGAGCCGAAGCGGCTTTATAACGGCCCGTTCAGCGGCGATCACACCGCGGTGTCGCAGGGCTGGAAATCGCATGAGCTGGGCGAGGTGCCGGACGGGCATTATGCCGTCCCGCTCGGCAAGGCCCGCATTCACCGCGAAGGCAGCGCGGTGACGGTGCTGGCCTATGGCACCATGGTCTTTGTCGCCGAGGCGGCGGCGAAAGCCACCGGGATCGACGCCGAGATCGTCGACCTCAGATCGCTTCTGCCGCTCGACCTGGAGACCATCGAGGCCTCGGTCCGCAAGACCGGGCGTTGCGTGGTGCTGCACGAGGCCACCAAGACCTCGGGCTTTGCCGGCGAGCTGATCGCCGTCGTGCAGGAGGCCTGCTTCTATCATCTCGAGGCTCCGATCCTGCGGGTCACCGGCTGGGACGCGCCTTATCCGCACGCTCAGGAATGGAGCTATTTCCCCGGACCCGAGCGTGTCGCCCGGGCTCTCGAAACCGCGCTGGAGGACTGA
- a CDS encoding acyl-CoA dehydrogenase family protein, whose product MTDEQRMIRDTARDIARKVLAPGAAAREAAGEIEPGLRDTLAELGFLGMTIPPDWGGVGADYISYALALMEIAAGDGAVSTMMSVHNAPFLAILDRYGTDIQKEQWLRPAAEGRFIGSFALTEPQAGTDAAALRSQARRDGDHYVLTGSKQFISSARIGGATIVFAVTDPGAGKRGISAFYVENDTPGFIVGAAEAKLGQKASDTCALSFEDLRIPAGNRIGDEGKGYSIALSSLEAGRIGIAAQSVGMAEAAFRIALDYSQDRTSFGKPLIEHQAMSFRLADMDARIEAARQLVLNAARLKDAGAPCLREAAIAKLIASEMVETVTSAAIQALGGYGYLEEYGLARIYRDQRVCQIYEGTSDVQRMIIARHFNSGASA is encoded by the coding sequence ATGACCGACGAACAGCGGATGATCCGCGACACCGCCCGCGATATCGCCCGCAAGGTGCTGGCGCCCGGCGCGGCGGCGCGCGAGGCGGCGGGAGAAATCGAGCCCGGGCTGCGCGACACGCTGGCAGAGCTCGGCTTTCTCGGCATGACGATCCCGCCCGACTGGGGCGGGGTCGGCGCGGATTACATCTCTTATGCGCTGGCCCTGATGGAAATCGCGGCGGGCGACGGCGCCGTCTCGACCATGATGTCGGTGCACAACGCCCCGTTTCTCGCCATCCTCGACCGCTACGGCACTGACATACAAAAGGAACAGTGGCTGAGGCCCGCCGCCGAAGGCCGCTTCATCGGCTCCTTTGCCCTGACCGAGCCGCAGGCGGGCACCGATGCCGCCGCCCTGCGCAGCCAGGCGCGGCGCGACGGCGATCACTATGTGCTGACCGGGTCAAAGCAGTTCATCTCCTCGGCGCGCATCGGCGGCGCCACCATCGTCTTTGCGGTGACCGATCCCGGCGCGGGCAAGCGGGGCATCTCGGCCTTTTATGTCGAGAACGATACGCCCGGGTTCATCGTCGGCGCCGCCGAAGCCAAGCTTGGCCAGAAGGCATCGGACACCTGCGCGCTGAGCTTCGAAGATCTGCGTATTCCCGCCGGCAACAGGATCGGCGACGAAGGGAAAGGCTATTCCATCGCGCTCTCCTCGCTCGAGGCCGGGCGCATCGGCATCGCGGCGCAGTCGGTCGGCATGGCGGAGGCGGCGTTCCGCATCGCGCTGGACTACAGCCAAGACCGCACGTCCTTTGGAAAGCCGCTCATCGAGCATCAGGCCATGTCGTTCCGCCTTGCCGATATGGATGCGCGGATCGAGGCGGCGCGTCAGCTCGTGCTGAATGCCGCGCGGCTCAAGGATGCGGGCGCGCCCTGCCTGCGCGAAGCCGCCATTGCCAAGCTGATCGCGAGCGAGATGGTGGAGACCGTCACCAGCGCCGCGATCCAGGCCCTCGGCGGCTATGGCTATCTCGAAGAATACGGCCTCGCGCGCATCTACCGCGATCAGCGGGTCTGCCAGATCTACGAAGGCACCTCCGACGTGCAGCGCATGATCATCGCACGGCATTTCAACAGCGGAGCATCAGCATGA
- a CDS encoding SDR family NAD(P)-dependent oxidoreductase, producing the protein MNIGPDTPAVVVGGASGLGAAVARHLAQSGAPVGILDLDAGGARAVADEIGGHGAAADVTDPDSLATALAALRKAQGQERILICCAGIAPAAKTVSRGAPHDAALFARVLSVNVAGTFNAASQSAAGMTQASPMGPDGERGVIVLTSSIAAYEGQMGQVAYGASKGAVAAMVLPMARDLASHGIRVMAIAPGVFATPMVTGFPQEVQDALAETSEFPRRLGAPHEFAELATSIVGNSMLNGSVIRLDAATRMTSK; encoded by the coding sequence ATGAATATCGGACCAGACACACCGGCCGTCGTGGTCGGCGGCGCCTCCGGGCTGGGCGCGGCGGTGGCCCGCCATCTCGCGCAGAGCGGTGCCCCCGTGGGCATTCTCGATCTCGATGCCGGGGGCGCGCGGGCGGTGGCGGACGAGATCGGCGGCCATGGCGCCGCGGCGGATGTGACCGACCCCGATAGCCTCGCCACCGCGCTGGCGGCCCTGCGCAAGGCTCAGGGTCAGGAGCGCATCCTGATCTGCTGCGCCGGCATCGCGCCCGCGGCCAAGACCGTCTCGCGCGGGGCACCGCATGACGCGGCCCTCTTCGCCCGCGTGCTGAGCGTCAATGTCGCCGGCACGTTCAACGCCGCCAGCCAGTCCGCCGCCGGCATGACGCAGGCGAGCCCCATGGGCCCGGACGGAGAGCGCGGGGTGATCGTGCTGACCTCTTCGATTGCCGCCTATGAGGGCCAGATGGGTCAGGTGGCCTATGGCGCCTCCAAGGGCGCGGTGGCCGCCATGGTCCTGCCCATGGCGCGCGATCTGGCCAGCCACGGCATCCGGGTCATGGCCATCGCGCCCGGGGTCTTTGCGACGCCGATGGTGACCGGCTTTCCGCAGGAGGTGCAGGACGCCCTCGCCGAAACCTCGGAATTCCCCAGACGGCTCGGCGCGCCACATGAATTCGCCGAACTTGCAACCTCCATCGTCGGGAACTCCATGCTCAACGGCAGCGTGATCCGTCTCGACGCCGCCACGAGGATGACCTCGAAATGA
- a CDS encoding dihydrolipoamide acetyltransferase family protein, which translates to MFDGWSPQAPDIRPTAPDETIRVTGLRRKIAERMSEANSRIPHITVVEEIDVTDLETLRSKLNAERGDRPKLTMLPFLTAALVRLREQHPEMNAHYDDDAGAVHRYGAVHAGIATMTDTGLIVPVLRHAERRDLFDTAAEIGRLAEACRAGKARREELTGSTITITSLGPLGALATTPIINRPEVAILGVNRMATRPHWDGTRFVPRKMMNISASFDHRVIDGWDAALFVNRIKSMLETPAMIFVKG; encoded by the coding sequence GTGTTTGACGGCTGGTCGCCGCAGGCGCCCGACATACGCCCCACGGCGCCGGACGAGACCATCAGGGTCACCGGTCTGCGCCGCAAGATCGCCGAACGGATGAGCGAGGCGAACAGCCGCATCCCGCATATCACCGTGGTCGAGGAAATCGACGTCACCGATCTCGAGACGCTGCGCAGCAAGCTGAACGCCGAGCGCGGCGACCGGCCAAAGCTCACCATGCTGCCCTTCCTGACTGCGGCGCTCGTCAGGCTGCGCGAACAACACCCCGAGATGAACGCGCATTACGACGACGATGCCGGCGCGGTCCACCGGTATGGCGCGGTGCATGCGGGGATCGCGACGATGACCGATACCGGGCTGATCGTGCCCGTCCTGCGGCACGCGGAACGGCGCGATCTGTTCGATACGGCGGCGGAAATCGGACGGCTGGCCGAGGCCTGCCGCGCCGGCAAGGCCCGGCGCGAGGAGCTCACGGGCTCGACCATCACCATCACCTCGCTGGGCCCGCTCGGCGCGCTGGCCACCACCCCGATCATCAACCGGCCCGAAGTGGCCATCCTCGGCGTCAACCGCATGGCCACGCGGCCGCACTGGGACGGCACCCGCTTCGTGCCGCGCAAAATGATGAATATCTCGGCCAGCTTCGATCATCGCGTGATCGACGGCTGGGACGCGGCGCTGTTCGTCAACCGGATCAAATCCATGCTGGAAACCCCCGCCATGATCTTTGTGAAAGGCTGA
- the lpdA gene encoding dihydrolipoyl dehydrogenase yields the protein MNTLNCKVLVIGGGPGGYVCAVRAGQAGLDTIVVEKARVGGTCLNVGCIPSKALIHVAEKHHVLTEAARGDSALGLSASAPGIDLSRTQVWKDGIVEGLTSGVAGLLRKAGVRQIEGTATIVDGKTVRVETDAEPVTIRCEALVLATGSVPADLPGLPFGGAVLSSTDALGLTERPETLAIVGGGYIGLEIGGAYAKLGTKVTVVEAAETILPQYDTALTKPVMARMKALGVAFELGVQAKAHDAEKAVLTVARGDEETGIAAEKVMVAVGRRPVIEGTGIESLSLDMEGRFIRIDTQCQTSMRGVYAIGDVTGDPMLAHRAFAQGEIVAKHLAGDSAHWDKRCIPAVCYTDPEIVTVGLLPDAARAAQETTATAVFPLQANGRALTLERKDGFVRVVYDKQNELVLGIQAVGAGCAEMAGEFALAIEMCATLTDIAETIHAHPTLGETLQEAALSGRGLALHI from the coding sequence ATGAACACTCTCAACTGCAAGGTGCTGGTGATCGGCGGCGGCCCGGGCGGCTATGTCTGCGCGGTGCGCGCGGGACAGGCGGGGCTCGACACCATCGTCGTGGAGAAGGCCCGCGTCGGCGGCACCTGCCTCAATGTCGGCTGCATCCCGTCCAAGGCGCTGATCCATGTCGCGGAAAAGCACCATGTTCTGACCGAAGCCGCGCGGGGAGACTCCGCCCTGGGGCTGAGCGCGAGCGCGCCGGGGATTGACCTTTCCCGCACGCAGGTCTGGAAAGACGGCATCGTCGAGGGCCTGACATCCGGGGTGGCGGGGCTCCTGCGCAAGGCCGGCGTCCGGCAGATCGAGGGCACCGCCACCATCGTCGACGGCAAGACCGTGCGCGTCGAGACCGATGCCGAGCCGGTCACCATCCGCTGCGAGGCGCTGGTGCTTGCCACCGGGTCGGTGCCCGCAGACCTGCCGGGGCTGCCCTTTGGCGGGGCGGTGCTGTCCTCGACCGACGCGCTGGGCCTGACCGAACGGCCCGAGACGCTGGCCATCGTCGGCGGTGGCTATATCGGGCTGGAGATCGGCGGCGCCTATGCCAAGCTCGGCACCAAGGTCACCGTGGTCGAGGCGGCAGAGACGATCCTCCCGCAATACGACACCGCGCTGACCAAGCCTGTCATGGCGCGGATGAAGGCGCTTGGCGTCGCCTTCGAGCTTGGCGTACAGGCAAAGGCGCATGATGCCGAGAAAGCTGTCCTGACCGTGGCGCGCGGTGATGAGGAGACCGGTATCGCGGCGGAGAAGGTCATGGTCGCGGTCGGGCGCCGCCCCGTGATCGAGGGGACGGGGATCGAGTCCCTGTCGCTCGATATGGAGGGCCGGTTCATCAGGATCGACACGCAGTGCCAAACGTCGATGCGGGGCGTCTATGCCATCGGCGACGTGACCGGCGACCCGATGCTGGCGCATCGTGCCTTTGCACAGGGCGAGATCGTGGCGAAACACCTGGCCGGAGACAGCGCGCACTGGGACAAGCGCTGCATCCCCGCCGTCTGTTACACCGATCCCGAGATCGTCACCGTGGGCCTTCTGCCCGACGCCGCCCGCGCGGCGCAGGAGACAACCGCCACCGCCGTCTTTCCGCTTCAGGCCAACGGGCGGGCACTGACACTGGAGCGCAAGGACGGCTTTGTCCGGGTGGTCTATGACAAGCAGAACGAGCTTGTTCTGGGCATTCAGGCGGTGGGCGCCGGTTGCGCCGAAATGGCCGGGGAATTCGCGCTGGCCATCGAAATGTGCGCGACCCTGACGGATATCGCGGAAACGATCCACGCCCATCCCACGCTGGGCGAGACGCTACAGGAAGCGGCGCTTTCTGGACGCGGCCTTGCCTTGCATATCTAG
- a CDS encoding thiamine pyrophosphate-dependent enzyme, which produces MTLKTSLTFPGPPARPGGTPDFSGLHLAEAETFGVPPLDVAATGCADHANGLIRVLNDAGEAVGPWAEYLGEGQADALLQGLRDMMTSRLLDQRMMNAQRQGKTSFYLQLTGEEAIGCAVQRQLRKSDMNFPTYRQQNLLISAGYPLEPLLGQLYSNAFDPLEGRQLPIMHSARDYGFFSISGNLGTQFVQAVGWAMANALTGGDDIAVGWIGDGATASNDFHTALLSASVYNPPVLLNVVNNQWAISTYTGVAQGRGHSYAARALGYGVPALRVDGNDYLAVTAVTRWATERARAGHGPVLVEWVTYRAAAHSSSDDPSAYRPRDEAAAWPLGDPIERLKAHLIARGDWSEERHAQAEAEILSEIREVQKKVEAAGTQVEPQDMSARGILEGVYAEMPEHLRRQRQEMGV; this is translated from the coding sequence ATGACCCTCAAGACCTCTCTGACCTTTCCCGGTCCGCCGGCGCGCCCGGGCGGAACACCGGATTTCTCCGGGCTGCACCTTGCCGAGGCCGAGACCTTCGGCGTGCCGCCGCTCGATGTGGCGGCGACCGGCTGCGCGGATCACGCAAACGGCCTGATCCGCGTGCTGAACGACGCGGGCGAGGCCGTTGGCCCCTGGGCCGAGTATCTCGGCGAGGGACAGGCCGACGCGCTGCTTCAGGGGCTGCGGGACATGATGACGTCGCGCCTCCTCGACCAGCGGATGATGAACGCGCAGCGGCAGGGCAAGACCTCGTTCTACCTGCAACTTACCGGCGAAGAAGCCATCGGCTGCGCCGTCCAGCGGCAGTTGCGCAAGAGCGACATGAATTTCCCGACCTACCGGCAGCAGAACCTGCTGATCTCGGCGGGCTATCCGCTAGAGCCATTGCTGGGGCAGCTCTATTCCAACGCCTTCGATCCGCTGGAGGGGCGCCAGCTTCCGATCATGCACTCCGCGCGGGATTACGGGTTTTTCTCGATCTCCGGCAATCTCGGCACCCAGTTCGTGCAGGCGGTGGGCTGGGCCATGGCCAACGCGCTGACCGGCGGCGACGACATCGCCGTCGGCTGGATCGGCGACGGGGCCACGGCATCGAACGATTTCCACACGGCGCTGCTCTCGGCCTCGGTCTACAACCCGCCGGTGCTGCTCAACGTGGTCAACAACCAGTGGGCCATTTCGACCTATACCGGCGTCGCGCAGGGGCGCGGACACTCCTATGCCGCGCGGGCGCTCGGCTACGGCGTTCCGGCGCTGCGGGTGGATGGCAACGATTATCTGGCGGTGACGGCGGTCACCAGATGGGCCACGGAACGGGCGCGCGCCGGCCACGGGCCGGTGCTTGTGGAATGGGTCACCTATCGTGCCGCCGCGCATTCCTCCTCCGACGATCCCAGCGCCTACCGGCCAAGGGACGAGGCCGCGGCCTGGCCGCTCGGAGATCCCATCGAGCGCCTCAAGGCGCATCTGATCGCGCGCGGCGACTGGAGCGAGGAGCGTCACGCGCAGGCCGAGGCGGAGATCCTGTCGGAGATCCGCGAGGTCCAGAAAAAGGTCGAGGCCGCCGGCACGCAGGTCGAGCCGCAGGACATGTCCGCGCGCGGCATTCTCGAAGGCGTGTACGCGGAGATGCCGGAACATCTGCGCCGGCAGCGCCAGGAAATGGGGGTCTGA
- a CDS encoding thiolase family protein translates to MDVFIASAKRTPLGTFQGALSGLSAPELAGAAIAEACKQGPVAPGVVDEVVLGNVLAAGLGQAPARQAGVHGGLPLSVPATAVSKVCGSGMRAVIDASDRIAAGSANIVVAGGMESMSRAPYLSDKTRGGARLGHIRMIDHMFHDGLEDAYDRGRLMGSCAEECAQRYGFTREDQDAYAERSIARAQAALQEGRFAAELCPVTVRHRKEERTVSQDEQPGLARSGGLSRLRPAFREAGTITAGNASTISDGAAALVVGSGAALSAAGARRRARIVGHAGHAQEPVWFSTAPAPAVRKLLDRIGWRVGDVDLWEVNEAFAVVAMAFIRDLDLDPERVNVNGGAVSLGHPIGASGARIIVTLLHALEARRLKRGIATICIGGGEALAVAIERE, encoded by the coding sequence TTGGACGTATTCATAGCATCCGCAAAGCGCACGCCGCTTGGGACTTTCCAGGGCGCGCTGTCCGGCCTCTCCGCACCGGAACTCGCAGGCGCGGCCATCGCAGAGGCCTGCAAGCAGGGCCCCGTCGCCCCCGGCGTTGTCGATGAGGTCGTGCTTGGCAATGTCCTTGCCGCCGGTCTCGGTCAGGCCCCCGCGCGGCAGGCAGGCGTTCATGGCGGGCTGCCGCTCAGCGTTCCGGCCACCGCTGTCAGCAAGGTCTGCGGATCGGGCATGCGCGCGGTCATCGACGCCTCCGACCGCATCGCCGCCGGCAGCGCGAATATCGTCGTCGCGGGCGGCATGGAGAGCATGAGCCGCGCGCCCTATCTCAGCGACAAGACACGCGGCGGCGCCCGGCTCGGGCATATCCGCATGATCGACCACATGTTCCATGACGGTCTCGAAGACGCTTATGACCGCGGTCGCCTGATGGGAAGCTGCGCCGAGGAATGCGCGCAACGCTATGGCTTCACCCGCGAGGATCAGGACGCCTATGCGGAACGGTCCATCGCCCGGGCGCAGGCGGCGCTGCAAGAGGGGCGGTTCGCGGCGGAACTCTGCCCGGTGACCGTAAGGCACAGGAAAGAAGAGCGCACCGTCTCGCAGGACGAACAGCCCGGTCTGGCACGCAGCGGCGGGTTGTCGCGGCTGCGCCCCGCCTTCAGGGAGGCCGGCACGATCACCGCCGGCAACGCCTCGACCATTTCGGACGGCGCGGCAGCGCTGGTGGTCGGCAGTGGCGCCGCCCTGTCTGCGGCGGGCGCCCGCCGGCGGGCCCGGATCGTCGGCCATGCCGGGCACGCGCAGGAGCCGGTCTGGTTCAGCACGGCCCCCGCGCCTGCGGTGCGAAAACTGCTCGACAGGATCGGCTGGCGGGTCGGCGATGTCGATCTCTGGGAGGTCAACGAAGCCTTCGCCGTGGTCGCCATGGCCTTCATCCGGGATCTCGACCTCGATCCGGAACGGGTGAACGTGAATGGCGGCGCGGTGTCGCTCGGCCATCCCATCGGCGCCTCCGGCGCCCGCATCATCGTCACCCTCCTGCATGCGCTCGAAGCGCGCAGGCTGAAGCGCGGCATCGCCACCATCTGCATCGGCGGCGGCGAAGCGCTGGCCGTCGCCATCGAACGGGAGTGA
- a CDS encoding Lrp/AsnC family transcriptional regulator, translating to MTISLDEIDRRILAELMRDARQPNTQLANAVGLSPPPCWQRVRRLEKAGIVRGYSARLDMAALGSPETALIEVSLGDHKNYPLEAVCESIAAIPEVLEVHITTGEFDCFVKVAVASNRDLEEFLREKLYKIEGIRSSRSSLSLRCFKSEQSVLP from the coding sequence ATGACAATTTCTCTCGACGAGATCGACCGCAGGATTCTTGCCGAGCTGATGCGCGACGCGCGTCAGCCGAACACCCAGCTTGCAAACGCGGTGGGGCTCTCGCCGCCGCCCTGCTGGCAGCGCGTGCGCCGGCTGGAGAAGGCGGGCATCGTCCGGGGATATTCCGCAAGGCTCGACATGGCGGCGCTTGGCAGCCCCGAGACCGCGCTGATCGAAGTGTCTCTGGGGGATCACAAGAACTATCCGCTGGAGGCGGTTTGCGAGAGCATCGCGGCGATTCCGGAGGTGCTCGAAGTGCATATCACGACGGGGGAGTTCGACTGTTTCGTGAAGGTCGCCGTCGCAAGCAACCGCGATCTGGAAGAGTTCCTGCGGGAAAAGCTCTACAAGATCGAGGGGATCCGCAGCTCGCGATCGAGCCTGTCGCTGCGCTGCTTCAAGTCGGAGCAATCGGTGTTGCCCTGA
- a CDS encoding biotin/lipoyl-containing protein, whose translation MATRTIKLPDVGEGVTEAELAEIQVKPGDHVREDDPVAAVMTDKATVEITSVYSGKVVWVAGEVGDTLAVGAPLLKIETDQPEADSADGDPAPEADTQAPAAAPTRSRQRRPRNPPPRRRHGPRRQAARLRRRVPKAPPFWPRPPSGRGHARAG comes from the coding sequence ATGGCGACGAGAACCATCAAGCTGCCGGATGTCGGCGAAGGCGTCACCGAGGCGGAACTGGCCGAGATCCAGGTCAAACCCGGCGATCACGTCCGGGAGGACGATCCTGTCGCCGCGGTCATGACCGACAAGGCCACCGTGGAGATCACCTCTGTCTATAGCGGCAAGGTCGTCTGGGTCGCGGGCGAGGTCGGCGACACGCTGGCCGTCGGCGCGCCGCTCCTGAAGATAGAGACTGACCAGCCGGAGGCAGACAGCGCAGACGGCGACCCGGCACCAGAGGCCGACACGCAGGCGCCCGCCGCCGCCCCGACCCGGTCGCGGCAAAGGCGCCCGAGAAACCCGCCGCCGCGCCGGCGGCACGGCCCGCGGCGGCAAGCGGCCCGGCTACGCCGCCGCGTCCCGAAGGCGCCGCCGTTCTGGCCTCGCCCGCCATCCGGGCGCGGGCACGCGAGGGCGGGATAG
- a CDS encoding dipeptide ABC transporter ATP-binding protein, whose amino-acid sequence MTHLEIRDLRVEYPTRKGTFVAVEDVSLTIDSGEIVGVVGESGAGKSTVGAAAIGLISRPGRITRGEIRLTGKRIDPTDSRQFSGLRGRKISMIFQDPLTSLNPVETVGAQLIETIRLHLGMNEAEARARAVELLDKVGIRDPEHRVDDYPHQFSGGMRQRVVIALALASEPEVIIADEPTTALDVSVQAQILKLLRRLCDEQRVAMILVTHDMGVIAEVTDRVAVMYRGRIVETGPTRQVLSAPEHAYTRSLLSAVPPIDRKLDRFPQVTYIEDAGYPAVDLGNHWLGEARGFDEIDTPLLELQDVCLDFLSRPSFLPSRRSWFRALDHISFKIAPGKTFGLVGESGSGKSTISRVITGIYRQKSGSVRFAGKDISSLDARGTTEMRRQMQMVFQDPYSSLNARQRVGSILIEPILLHKLASSRKMAWEIAEDLLHIVGLGKAAARKFPHEFSGGQRQRISIARALATRPRFLVCDEPTSALDVSVQAQILNLLRDLQDQLGLTMLFVSHDLAVIRQMCDEMAVMRAGRIQEQGVVEELYEQPKHPYTSELLSLVPRFATAC is encoded by the coding sequence ATGACCCACCTGGAAATTCGAGACCTGCGGGTCGAATACCCGACCCGGAAAGGCACTTTCGTGGCCGTCGAGGATGTCAGCCTGACAATCGACTCGGGCGAAATCGTCGGCGTGGTCGGCGAAAGCGGCGCCGGAAAATCGACCGTCGGCGCCGCCGCCATCGGGCTGATTTCCCGCCCCGGCAGGATCACGCGCGGCGAGATCCGGCTCACCGGCAAGCGGATCGACCCGACCGACAGCCGGCAGTTCTCCGGCCTGCGCGGCAGAAAGATCAGCATGATCTTTCAGGACCCGCTGACCTCGCTCAATCCGGTGGAAACCGTCGGCGCCCAGCTGATCGAGACGATCCGCCTGCATCTGGGGATGAACGAGGCAGAGGCACGCGCGCGGGCCGTCGAATTGCTGGACAAGGTCGGCATCCGCGACCCGGAACATCGGGTCGACGATTACCCGCACCAGTTTTCCGGCGGCATGCGGCAGCGCGTGGTGATCGCGCTGGCGCTTGCCAGCGAGCCCGAGGTCATCATCGCCGACGAGCCGACCACGGCGCTCGACGTCTCGGTTCAGGCGCAAATCCTCAAGCTGCTGCGCAGGCTCTGCGACGAGCAGCGGGTCGCGATGATCCTGGTGACCCACGACATGGGGGTGATCGCCGAGGTGACCGACCGGGTCGCGGTCATGTATCGCGGGCGGATCGTCGAAACCGGGCCGACGCGGCAGGTGCTCTCCGCCCCCGAACATGCCTATACGCGCAGCCTGCTCTCTGCGGTTCCGCCGATCGACCGCAAGCTCGACCGGTTTCCGCAGGTGACCTATATCGAGGATGCGGGCTATCCGGCCGTCGATCTCGGGAACCACTGGCTTGGCGAGGCGCGCGGTTTCGACGAGATCGACACGCCGCTGCTGGAGTTGCAGGATGTCTGCCTCGACTTCCTCTCGCGGCCCAGCTTCCTGCCGTCGCGGCGCAGCTGGTTTCGGGCCCTCGACCACATTTCGTTCAAGATCGCGCCCGGCAAGACCTTTGGTCTGGTGGGCGAAAGCGGCTCGGGGAAATCCACGATTTCCCGGGTCATCACCGGGATATACCGGCAGAAATCCGGCAGCGTGCGCTTTGCCGGCAAGGACATCTCCAGCCTCGACGCCCGGGGCACGACCGAGATGCGGCGCCAGATGCAGATGGTGTTTCAGGATCCCTATTCCTCGCTCAACGCCCGCCAGCGTGTCGGTTCCATCCTGATCGAGCCGATCCTGCTGCACAAGCTCGCCAGCTCGCGCAAGATGGCCTGGGAGATCGCCGAGGATCTGCTGCACATCGTCGGGCTCGGCAAGGCGGCGGCGCGCAAGTTTCCGCACGAGTTTTCCGGCGGGCAGCGGCAGCGCATCTCCATCGCCCGCGCGCTGGCCACGCGCCCGCGCTTTCTGGTCTGCGACGAGCCGACGTCGGCGCTGGATGTTTCCGTGCAGGCGCAGATCCTCAACCTGCTGCGCGATCTGCAAGACCAGCTTGGCCTGACGATGCTGTTCGTCTCGCACGATCTGGCGGTGATCCGGCAGATGTGCGACGAGATGGCGGTGATGCGGGCCGGCAGGATCCAGGAGCAGGGCGTCGTCGAAGAGCTCTACGAGCAGCCAAAGCATCCCTACACGTCCGAGCTTCTGTCGCTCGTTCCCCGCTTCGCGACCGCCTGCTAG